From one Rhodanobacteraceae bacterium genomic stretch:
- a CDS encoding leucine--tRNA ligase, which translates to MQTTYEPRSVESTAQDYWQRTRAFEVVEDPSKEKFYCLCMLPYPSGALHMGHVRNYTIGDVVSRYQRMLGKNVLQPMGFDAFGLPAENAAIARNVPPAQWTYANMANMKRQLQALGFAYDWSRELATCKPDYYQHEQRFFTELYAKGLVYRKNSVVNWDPVDQTVLANEQVVDGRGWRSGAVIERREIPQWFFRITDYADELLGKLDELTGWPDSVKTMQRNWIGRSEGLEIHFAVEGGEDLVVYTTRPDTLMGVTYISVAAEHPLARRAGDSNAEVAAFIEECRHAAVAEAAVETMEKKGVALGVHAIHPISGERVPVYAANFVLMGYGTGAVMAVPGHDQRDWEFATKYGLPVKQVIEAREGGVDLSQGAYTEKGICVNSGSLLDGLDYKAAFDALAAKLEAEGKGKRKVNFRLRDWGVSRQRYWGCPIPMIYRDNGEAVPVPPELLPVVLPEDVLFEGVASPIKKMPAFYETTDPLTGAPAKRETDTFDTFVESSWYYARYTCPGAPTMLDGRANYWLPIDLYIGGIEHAVMHLLYFRFWHKAMRDFGYVHSDEPAINLLCQGMVVAETFYREQDGKKTYYNPAEVSIVRDSHGRMTGATLIEDGQPVTIGAIEKMSKSKNNGVDPQALIDEYGADTVRLFSMFAAPPDQQLEWSQAGVEGMARFLRRVWRMVAEHVAAGPAPALDVAALTAADKALRTKLHETIEGVNRDIGTRYTFNTAIAKVMELSNAIGKFEASGPASRAVLQEAWEAIVLMLNPITPHTSHALWQALGHAEELLEDRGFPKADPAALVKDLITVVVQVNGKLRGKLEVAPGSGEDVLRPLAFAHADVAKFTDGKTVRKFIVVPDKLVNIVVSD; encoded by the coding sequence ATGCAGACCACCTACGAACCGCGCAGCGTCGAATCCACGGCGCAGGACTACTGGCAGCGCACGCGCGCTTTCGAAGTCGTCGAAGACCCGTCGAAAGAGAAGTTCTACTGCCTGTGCATGCTGCCGTATCCCTCCGGTGCGCTGCACATGGGCCATGTGCGCAACTACACCATCGGCGACGTGGTCAGCCGCTACCAGCGCATGCTGGGCAAGAACGTGCTGCAGCCGATGGGCTTCGACGCCTTCGGCCTGCCCGCCGAGAACGCCGCGATCGCGCGCAATGTGCCGCCGGCGCAATGGACCTACGCCAACATGGCGAACATGAAACGCCAACTGCAGGCGCTTGGTTTCGCCTACGACTGGTCGCGCGAACTGGCCACCTGCAAGCCGGATTACTACCAGCACGAGCAGCGCTTCTTCACCGAGCTGTACGCCAAGGGCCTGGTCTATCGCAAGAACTCGGTGGTCAACTGGGATCCGGTGGACCAGACCGTGCTGGCCAACGAGCAGGTGGTCGACGGCCGCGGCTGGCGCTCGGGCGCCGTCATCGAGCGCCGCGAGATCCCGCAATGGTTCTTCCGCATCACCGACTACGCCGACGAACTGCTCGGCAAGCTGGATGAGCTGACCGGCTGGCCGGATTCGGTCAAGACCATGCAGCGCAACTGGATCGGCCGCTCCGAGGGCCTGGAGATCCACTTCGCGGTCGAAGGCGGCGAGGACCTGGTGGTCTACACCACGCGCCCGGACACCCTGATGGGCGTGACCTACATCTCGGTGGCCGCCGAACACCCGCTGGCGCGCCGGGCGGGCGATTCCAATGCCGAGGTCGCCGCCTTCATCGAGGAATGCCGCCACGCGGCGGTGGCCGAGGCGGCCGTCGAAACCATGGAAAAGAAGGGCGTGGCGCTCGGCGTGCACGCCATCCACCCGATCAGCGGCGAGCGCGTGCCGGTGTATGCCGCGAACTTCGTGCTGATGGGTTATGGCACCGGCGCGGTAATGGCGGTGCCGGGACACGACCAGCGCGACTGGGAGTTCGCGACCAAGTACGGGCTGCCAGTGAAACAGGTGATCGAAGCCCGCGAGGGCGGGGTCGACCTGTCCCAGGGCGCCTACACCGAGAAGGGCATCTGCGTGAACTCCGGGTCGCTGCTGGATGGCCTGGACTACAAGGCCGCGTTCGACGCGCTGGCGGCGAAGCTGGAGGCGGAAGGCAAGGGCAAGCGCAAGGTGAATTTCCGCCTGCGCGACTGGGGCGTGTCGCGCCAGCGGTACTGGGGCTGCCCGATTCCGATGATCTACCGCGACAACGGCGAGGCGGTGCCGGTGCCGCCGGAACTGCTGCCGGTGGTGTTGCCCGAGGACGTGCTGTTCGAGGGCGTGGCCTCGCCGATCAAGAAGATGCCGGCCTTCTACGAGACCACCGATCCGCTGACCGGCGCTCCGGCCAAGCGCGAGACCGATACCTTCGACACCTTCGTCGAGTCCTCCTGGTACTACGCGCGCTACACCTGCCCGGGCGCGCCGACCATGCTGGACGGGCGCGCCAACTACTGGCTGCCGATCGACCTCTACATCGGCGGCATCGAGCACGCCGTGATGCACCTGTTGTACTTCCGTTTCTGGCACAAGGCGATGCGCGATTTCGGCTACGTCCACAGCGACGAGCCGGCGATCAACCTGCTGTGCCAGGGCATGGTGGTGGCGGAGACCTTCTACCGCGAGCAAGACGGCAAGAAGACCTACTACAACCCGGCGGAAGTCTCGATCGTCCGCGACAGCCACGGGCGCATGACCGGCGCGACGTTGATCGAGGATGGCCAGCCGGTGACCATCGGCGCCATCGAGAAGATGAGCAAGAGCAAGAACAATGGCGTCGATCCGCAGGCGCTGATCGACGAATACGGCGCCGACACCGTGCGCCTGTTCTCGATGTTCGCCGCGCCGCCGGACCAGCAGCTGGAATGGAGCCAGGCCGGCGTCGAAGGCATGGCGCGCTTCCTCCGGCGCGTCTGGCGCATGGTCGCCGAGCACGTCGCCGCCGGGCCGGCGCCGGCGCTGGACGTGGCCGCCCTGACCGCCGCCGACAAGGCGCTGCGCACCAAGCTGCACGAGACCATCGAGGGCGTGAACCGCGACATCGGCACGCGCTACACCTTCAACACGGCGATCGCCAAGGTGATGGAGCTGTCGAACGCGATCGGCAAGTTCGAGGCCAGCGGCCCGGCCTCGCGCGCGGTGCTGCAGGAGGCCTGGGAAGCCATCGTGCTGATGCTGAACCCGATCACCCCGCACACCAGCCACGCGCTGTGGCAGGCGCTGGGGCATGCCGAGGAACTGCTGGAAGACCGCGGTTTCCCCAAGGCGGATCCGGCCGCGCTGGTGAAGGACCTGATCACCGTGGTGGTGCAGGTCAACGGCAAGCTGCGCGGCAAGCTGGAAGTGGCGCCCGGCAGCGGCGAGGATGTCCTGCGCCCGCTGGCCTTCGCCCACGCCGACGTTGCCAAGTTCACCGACGGCAAGACTGTGCGCAAGTTCATCGTGGTGCCGGATAAACTCGTCAACATTGTCGTGTCCGACTGA
- a CDS encoding efflux RND transporter periplasmic adaptor subunit, whose amino-acid sequence MRLPHPLPSLACLTLVLSLAACSSEAPPSPRGKPEVTVVTVQPEAVTLTRELPGRVSPFLVAEVRPQVGGLVRERLFEEGSRVTAGQPLYQLDDASWRADVESARAALKRAQATLQAAKLRAARAAELAAKKLVAAQDNETAVAELATAQADVGVARAELEHREVNLAYARILAPIAGRIGKSSVTQGALVTANQDAALATIQQLDPIYVDLTQSSAELLQLRKQVEAGKLDANAGLPVRILLEDGSRYPHDGKLAFTDLSVDPATGSYSLRVEVANPDELLLPGMFVRAEIGLGQSGSALLVPQPAVQRDAKGGAFAWVVGADGKVARRDLKVSRTVGDRWLVDGGLDAGERVIVEGVQKVRPDAEVTAVERGAAPSAPQG is encoded by the coding sequence ATGCGCCTGCCCCATCCCTTGCCTTCGCTGGCGTGCCTGACGCTGGTCCTGTCGCTGGCGGCCTGCAGCAGCGAGGCTCCGCCCTCGCCGCGTGGCAAGCCTGAAGTCACCGTCGTCACCGTGCAGCCGGAGGCGGTGACGCTGACGCGCGAGCTGCCGGGGCGGGTGAGTCCCTTCCTGGTGGCGGAGGTGCGCCCGCAGGTGGGCGGCCTGGTGCGCGAGCGCTTGTTCGAGGAAGGCTCGCGGGTTACCGCAGGACAGCCGCTGTACCAACTCGACGACGCCAGCTGGCGCGCCGATGTGGAGAGCGCGCGGGCGGCGCTCAAACGCGCGCAGGCCACGCTGCAGGCGGCGAAGCTGCGCGCGGCGCGGGCGGCGGAGCTGGCGGCGAAGAAGCTGGTCGCGGCGCAGGACAACGAGACTGCGGTGGCTGAGCTGGCCACCGCGCAGGCGGATGTGGGCGTGGCGCGCGCCGAACTCGAGCACCGCGAGGTGAACCTCGCTTACGCGCGGATCCTCGCGCCGATCGCCGGGCGCATCGGCAAGTCCAGCGTGACCCAGGGTGCGCTGGTCACCGCCAACCAGGACGCGGCGCTCGCGACCATCCAGCAACTGGACCCGATCTATGTCGACCTGACCCAATCCAGCGCCGAACTGCTGCAGCTGCGCAAGCAGGTCGAGGCCGGCAAGCTGGATGCGAACGCCGGCCTGCCGGTGCGCATCCTGCTGGAAGACGGCAGCCGCTATCCGCATGACGGCAAGCTGGCCTTCACCGACCTCAGTGTCGATCCGGCAACCGGCAGCTACTCGCTGCGCGTCGAGGTGGCCAACCCGGATGAGCTGCTGCTGCCGGGCATGTTCGTGCGCGCAGAGATCGGCCTCGGCCAGAGCGGCAGCGCCTTGCTCGTGCCGCAGCCCGCGGTGCAGCGCGACGCCAAGGGCGGCGCCTTCGCCTGGGTGGTCGGCGCCGACGGCAAGGTCGCGCGGCGCGACCTGAAGGTCAGCCGCACCGTGGGTGATCGCTGGCTGGTCGACGGCGGCCTGGATGCCGGCGAGCGCGTGATCGTTGAAGGCGTGCAGAAAGTGCGCCCGGATGCCGAAGTGACCGCGGTCGAACGCGGCGCGGCGCCCTCCGCGCCGCAGGGCTGA